The DNA segment CTAGGAGACCCTGTTATTGATTCTGTAAAAGAAAGTTCATCAGTATCAGtatcttcaaaattcttAACATCCCTTTTAAAACCTTTgtcttcattattattttcttcctTTTTGTCATCTAAGCTAACTTCAGAGGTAGATATTGATTCTATTACCTCAGattttgttgttgctgtATCTATTATTTCGGATTCCTCTAATGGTGTGTTGATTACTTCAAAgtctttttcaatttcctTTTCAGATTCTAGCAtcttataataatatccTGATTTTGAAACTGTATACTCTTCATCACTATTGCTGCCCATGGTATCAAGGTCAATACTTCTTCTGTCACCATCTTCACCTTGTAACTCATCTGATATGATAACCAACTCCTCTTTGTTCCCCTCCACATGTTCTTCAACGGTAAAATTACGTTCAGTCTCCTCATCTTTATCCTCATCTTTATCCTCATCCTTATCctcatcttcatttttgtttttattttcatcttcCTCTTCATCAAAACCCTCCACTGTATTGGTAGATATActctttaaaaaatattcttttggGATGTGATCcccttcttcttcatcagaaGAACTTACGTCAGGAACATCTTGAAACTCTTCAGTTTGTGGAATTATTGGCGTCATTTCTTTAGATATTTGTACCATTAAACTATCTAGATCGGCATTCACCGATTTACtttgatttcttttcatCAGCGATGGAGATGCATTTAAATTAGTTGCACTGGATGAAACCGATAGATTAGCATCTTTGCTTATGTTACTTGAATCTTGCTCATCAACATTCACATCTTTTTCAGCCTCATTTTCTTTCTGCgtataatttaatttggGAAGCACTGGTAAACTGTTTTGCGAGCTTTGTAATTCGCTAGCAATGGAACTTCCTTTATCCTCTTCGTCACCACTACTGTTCCAATCGTCACCATTATAAGAAGTTTGTGATGCACTGGCCCATCTATAGGACTTTTTTCTTCCAACTTGTTCTGACATCAATatacatgtatatattaaaatgcACTTAACTCGTCTGCGAATCTATATGTTCTTATAAATTCGTGATATTCTACTGAAAGGACTCAACCTAAAAAACGGATTGCTATAATACGTTCCTCTTTAActcaaatttgaaaacagCAAGCAAATAACTACTGTATTTCGCAGactaaattaatatatcaattagTTCTCTTAATAAACTTCAACTAGAGATCACAAATTAGttctaaattatattcGTAAATAGAAAAAGCCTCTCCGTTAACAATGATCGCCTGCTGAATATAACAAGTATTTATCGATTattcaatgaatataaCAGTAAAACACACCTTTAAACGTCTCCTAATCGATTAACAGCACAGGTTCACTCAcaatatgaattattaactttattatACACTACAAACTATCTAAAGTAATCAAATTATAGTCTGTCTTACCTTTGAGAGTTCCCattcattttaataaatcgctaattttgaatatttttttttaagaattaatttttaGAAACAGATAATATAAggaaatattgaatttaaagaatatttaaaagaagaatttgttttgaagaatatcgttaaaatattatacaCCGTCGTTTAAGGAGGATATCACATACCCACAttcacacacacacacataaGTTAAGTTAATATGCTACAAGAGGTTGTCTATTGCGGAGTTTGCACTTTCCCACCTGAATACTGTGAGTTCACTGGTAAATTAAAACGTTGTAAGGTTTGGTTAAAGGAAAACCATTCTGATTtatatgaaaaattatatggAGACGAAGAAGTTGGTGATAAGGAAGTTAGTGGTGTAGCTAAAAACTTAGCAGACTCTTCTATCGGCgaagaaagagaagagAAATTGGAGAAAGATTTGAAGAGATTACAAACTAAACAAGAGAATAGAGAACAAAGAGAATTAGCCAAGAAACTATCCTCAAAGGTTGTTATTAAGAGAGAGGCTAGAACTAAAAGAAAGTTTATTGTGGCCATCTCTGGTTTGGAAGTGTTTGAAGTTGatatgaaaaaattagCTAAAACTTTTGCTTCGAAATTTGCTACTGGTTGTTCTGTTTCAAAGAATgctgaaaagaaagatgaaGTTGTTATTCAAGGTGATGTCTTAGAAGAAGTTCAAAAACATATTAAAGGTATGCTAGAAGAAAAAGGGTTGAAAGATGTTAAAATGGAAATAATCGACTCTGCTAAGAAGAAAAAGCAACCTGAAGGTGCTGAAGGTGCTCCTGCCACAAATGGTAAAAAGTAAATTTCAAGTATATagaatattcaattaaatatgaGACAACTTGCAACTAGCATAATCGtgtaatatatttcaatatcgAATAACGAATACTTTAGtagaatatatttaatcatgatatatgatttattcttgtaattcttgctatatatatatatatataatattggtttttaaaaaatacatgCGCGgctaaaatatcatttatatataaaggaaagaagaaaatcGGAAAGGTATTTTCTAGTAaagataattatattaGTTTATTCTTCCAAATTTACGATAAGTTATAGATCGGTTTCTGTAAGTATATAACAGAGGAAACCAATACTTCATGAATATTTAACTTTAATATGATGGACTATGTCTGAGTTTGGTACGTTCAAATAGGTAGGTACGGAAAATGCATTCGACTGTCATAGCACATGCTGAACTAAAATTTAACATATGGAAATGGACTATCGAATGCAGAGTTGCATTGTTATAAGTTATTCATAAATGCTACATATGAATACCACtatttgtaatatattACTCTTATGTAGGCGGTATGGCAAGTACGTGACCGTAATCAGTAGATCACGTGATAACCTTAGTGATGAGAGAGttaacaatattatctgatattcaatatttatatactaCTTCACAACAGCAAGgctaaaaaaatatgaaaaacTAATCAAAAGTTTaacattaattttatacATACATTTACCTGAATAAATGTTAGATggaatttgaatttcaatcaattctttaaagGATTCTAATTTTGTTATCAATTTGAAAAGTAGATTTATACTTCCCATTAAGAAGAGACTATTTCAATCACAGCTTTACTTACTTTTGACATCAATTTATGGAGAGAGAAAGAGGGTgtataaaaatttatagaGAGATACCTAAAGATAAAgcaattaattaataagaATGATCTCTATTGCTCAAACTTTATCATCCAGGTTAATTGGAGCTAACGTGTTCTGCTCTGCggatgaaaatttaaataaggTTCTTACATTACAATTTCGTGTTCATTATCATGTTTTTGGATTAACTACCACTAAAGCCATcggtaataatattgaagtAGCAGACATTCAGCCAAAGAATGCTAATGTTTTATTGAGTGATTGTGAAAAGCTTTTGAGCAAAATTAAATCTAGCGAACCAACAAGAGatttattacaaaaaatattattcaattgtatGGGTATGATTTCATTTCATACCAAAGATATCCAAAAGTCGAAGAATTTCTTCCAAAAATCCAATTCTATTAAGATCAATGCTGaagatcaaaaaaaatttgaaacttATCTAAAGTTAGAAAGCTTATACTATGGAAgcaaaataaataataataacttaCAGTTATACtatgataatttattgcCTGTTCTGAACAACCGAATTCCAAGTGAATCAAATGGGCTAACTATGCATGTGCTCCAATTAATTTTGGAACAATTGAAATCTAATACAAACGATGATATCaaaacttttttttcattgtttaAGTCAGATTCTCCCGTTTCTTCTGGTTTGTTACCACTTATTGTATGCTATATTTATAGAaccaataaaaatataaaattagatGAATTTTTCCTATCAATTGGTAACGACATAATTTCAAAGGCAAAATTTCCAAGTGCTgaagaacaaaataatgaagaacTCGAACAATTTTTGGTGTTTTTAGATCTATACTTCAGAGATGAATACACCAAGTCTGTTTCAAATAAGTGGAAACAATTCCTAATTTCATCCATTGCATCAACATTTCAAAGCATATCAGTTGCAAGAGCAGCTCTTGTATATTTCGGTAAATTTGGTGAATCAGAAAATGACATGAAAGAGTCAATACTAAACTTTGTAAACTATACAAAGTATAGTAATAAAGAAGCAGAATTACAAGAGGAGGATAATATTGAGGAATATAGAgatataatttctttaattgatGCATATGCTTATACATTAAAGATAGCTCACGATGAATCTactaatattgaaaatctTTATGACTTTGACGATACATCAATTGCTTTGTCGAATTTACTAAAAACAGTTTATGagcaaaataattttaattttatagaTAATAATGACGCATCTGACTGGAAAAAACTATCTTTAAAGTTAAACTTACCTGGTAATGTCAAGTTTGTTTTATTCAATGCTTGGAAAACACTTTATGAAATAAGACAAAATAAACTGGAATACTTGACATCTAacaatttatcaatatatttggCAAATTCCATTTGTTTAGTTAACGATTTAGAGCAAACATTGCTTCCAGAATTGGAGTTTTTGTATGCATATAATCTCGCACAACAAAGACAGTTGGAACCTGCAACATCCTTTTTAAAGTCTGTTACTTTGGAGAAGTTCCCAGAACACTATAAATCATGGCATTTGTTGGCTTTATGCGATTCCGCTGTCAACGAAGATAAAGAAACTgcatttaaaattgtttgTTCAGTATTGGAAGCGATGAAATTAAGCCTGGAACAGAATAAATTGACTCCTAGTGACAGGTGGCAATATATCCATTTACAATTAACTCAATTGAGTATTGTTGAAGATAACTTCGGTACTTCAGAAGCTCTTGATCTGTTGCCCGAAGTATTAGAGCTTTACTCTACATTATTCCCAGAAGGATCTGAAGATTCGTTCAATTTAGGGACTGAAGTTTCTCAATCTAAGGAATATTTACTTCAAACAATCTGGAATTTTGCTGCTAATATGTACATGAATATCAATGAAGAATTTTTGGAGCAAGCTGATGATGCCATTACCGAAGCAGTGAATGTAAGtaagaaattcaaaaatttaaactGTAATATTACAAAAGGTAACCTTTTCTTAACTCAAGAAGCCCCAAACAAGGCTCTAAAAGAGTTTGAATATGTTTTACATTAcgataaatataatttggAAGCTTTATTAGGATTAGCTGAAATAGTACTAGATTCCGgcaaaaatgaaaaaacaTCTAATTCGCCAGATGAATATTATACATTAGTACcacaaaataatatgaaaCAAAGAACCTATTCtaacaatatttttgcCAACGAAAAAGATCAATTAGCAACAATTGCTAGGTTAAAATATTTGCTGGAATACGCGACAAGTCATAAAGTGGAAGCTTATTACTCTGCAGAAATATGGTGGTACctatctttaatatatgaaaAGTACCAAGATAAACGTTACAAGTCATCTATAATGAATTGTATTAGATTTAAAGAAGCTACGCCAATTCGTAGTTTTAAATTCTGTAACTActaaattttgttaatatttctatattgaatatataaaatatgtcATAACCAATGAaacataaaattaaagTGTTAAGTAATAAATTGCGTATATATTCACATACacatttgataatatttagGTTTCcattatataaatcataGAAATAGTTAAAGTGAAGCGGCAAGAAGCTAAGCAAAGTgctttaaaatttcttcaGCAGCTTTAACACCTGAAACAACCATGGCACCGAATGTTGGACCCATTCTGTTACAGCCAGCTAATTCAGCAACTTCCATACCAGCAAAGTATATTGATTCAACACCAGCATAAGAACCGGAATTCTTAACAACACCAGCTTCAGCTCTGTTCATGTCAAGACCCTTCATACCGACTAAGTTATTAGAGTTATCAATTGAGACAATCCTCTTGGCTGAGAAGGCACCAAATGGACCATCATGACCAGTAGTGGATAAAATAACACCATGTTTTTGGGAATGATCACGAGTACCGTCTTGTTTGTAACCGGCTAATTCAATGACATTTGGATCCATACAACTTTGAGTATCGTGGTTCATTGTAACCAAAGTCCAGTTGGTAACAACACCGGCAACTGTAACTGAATCACCACCCTTTGATGATGGTCTAGTAATCAAATCTTCAACAGCAGTGGCATTGAATAACTTAACATTTGGAAATTGTAAAACTTTAGAAATCATTGTGGAAGTAAATAAGGCAGCATGTTTAACAACAACGTAGTCACCTTCATCCTCATATGGAATACCAACTTCCTTTAAAAACAAGTCAGTTGGCTTTCTCATAACCATTGCACTGAATAATTGACCAGAGACCCAACCACCACCTCCACAGGCTAAGGCACTTTCAACTAAgacaatttttaaatcagGCCTATTCTTGGCAATGACATAGGCTGCAGATAAACCAGAAGAACCACAACCGACGATTATAACATCAGCGACAGCGTATTTATCCATATCTGCGAAGTAACGAGAGGTCATGGCACGGGAAACAGTGGACTCAGTAATTGGAgcaaatttaaaatcagaCCAGTCATCAGTCTTGACTATGTCAGACAAAGCATGACAGATTGGTCCACTAGAGACCTGCAATTGAGGTTGAGTTTCAGTTTGAGTTGAAGACATTTTCTATTctgttaataaaatttagtGTTTTAGGATCCAAGTTATTGGTTGATGATACTTTCTATAAGTTTTTAATTTGCAAATACAGATATGATAATTGATGAAACtaaaattcaatttgaAAACTTGAAAATATGGTCTCAATTTATACGTTTTTTCCCATTCAATTGTCCAATGTTTAACATCatcaattcaattattgACCATAATGTGTTTCACTAAATTATTGCATTCAAATATAGACATTATATCAGcatatttaaatcaacTGTTTTAGATCCCGGTTATTGCATAATCTATACTGTGCATGAGCGAGAATGAGAGTAAAATCCTTTAAAAAGCAAACAATCGTTATCAGTTTAACcgttattaaaaataaagtgCTACcttaatttaaaatcaatagacataatattatattttatttactgACACCTTTTagttgaatatttttcagaTGCTTATTACTGACATTATTCGCAATGTCTATTACTGATATTTCTCGGCCGAAAGATTTCTGATGCAAAGTGGAAGCAACCTCATCTCATTTCATTTCGACATGCTTAACCTTGTCGTTAACTATGGATCTATAAGCATATCAGAAGCAAAAATGTGTTATATCATTGGAAAAAAACCTTAAAGATAGCATTGTTCgcaattgaattgaatattttttgttccAAGGAAGGTATAATTTAGTGCCTGACCTTTTTATCAAGTTACTATCTAGTGCCAAAGCATATTGTGCTAGCAGAAATTCAAgcatttcaattttatgcATATTTAGAGAGTAAACTGTTTTCATAGATATTTTGGTCTTTCAAAGGAATAATACATGTAACCatctaaataatttttgtatatttttgcGTCATTTAGAATAGGATTCACTATGTGATTCTCTTTagttcaaaaaaaaatcaattgataGGGATTAAATCAAGTATcgttttatttaattcgATTCACGATAACTACAAACTATACAAtttaattacaataatcaattataaatatgcTAATTTTACTACTTTCTAATTGGAAAATAGCCTTCAGAGTACTAACCGAGCAACAATtaaattgtaaaaattAAAGCTAATGGAAAATGAAGGCTgtgataatttaattaaaacaattgatttaaaattatagaCAAAAGTTACAATCATCtttatatatgcatatacCTGAATCATGTAGGATACGTTCTTTCAAACTGATAACATCAAACTTTTATTTCGTCTCTTAATAGTTACTATGGAGTCTACAACTTCAGGTTTTGATGAACATCAGAATCTTTCAGACCTGTcgaaaagaaataataaagataatgtTCAAGAGGATGTGGTAGATCAAATTGACGATAACAAAACCCAAATAAATGAGAAAAAGAACGTTTGTGCTAAAAATCACCTTGGATTTGGCAATATACTGGTAAAAATCGAACCAATTCTTGGTCCTCTTCTTATTACAATATTATCCTTTGTAGTAagattttataaaattgataGAAACAAGAATGTCGTTTGGGATGAAGCTCATTTTGGTAAATTTGGCTCATATTATATCAAACATGAATTTTATCATGATGTACATCCACCTTTAGGTAAAATGTTAATCGCATTAAGTGAATGGCTAGCAGGATTTGATGgtgattttgattttgaatcaaataCAGCTTATCCTGCTGGCGTAGATTTTAAGTTTATGAGACAATTCAATGCAACATTTGGTGCATTATGTGCACCAGTCACTTATTACACTGCCAAATGGATGggttttaatattttaactgTTTATTTGGTATCCATTATGGTGACTTTAGAACTGTCATATATTGCGTTATCAaagtttattttattagattcAATGTTACTATTTTTTACTATGACAACTTTTTCTTGTATGgttaaaatttataatttgagAAACAAACCATTCACACCACAATGGTCCATATGGATGCTTTTAACTGGTATTAACATTGGATGCGTATGCTCAGTGAAATGGGTAGGTTTATTTATAACTGTTATTGTTGGGTTATACACAATCGTGGAACTATGGGCTCTCTCATGTGATGCTACGTTATcaagaaagaaatattacAAACATTGGTTGATCAgaataattgatttaataataataccatTTTTAGTTTATATGAATTGTTTCAAAGTTCATTTCTCATTACTGTATAAGTCAGGAACGGGTGATGCATCAACAAATACATTATTTCAAGTCAATCTCGAAGGGACACAGATTGAAAACAGTCCAAGAACAGTTATGTTTGGCTCCGATGTCACAATTCGTTCTCATGGTTTAAGCCCAAACCTGTTACATTCTCACATTCAAACTTATCCGGTAGGATCATTACAGAATCAAATTACTGGTTATGGGTTTTCTGacgaaaataataaatggACTTTTAAATTTGCTAGAGAAGATGGTATATTCTTTGATTCTAACAATAAAACTGTAAATGGAGAACTAATAGCTGTAAAGGATGGTGACACTGTCAGATTAAATCATAAAAGTACTATGAGAAATTTACACTCGCACTATGTGGCTTCTCATGTATCACAAGGTAATTTTGAAGTCTCTGGTTATGGAACTGACGAGGGGGGTGATGCAAAAGACAATTGGATCATCGAGATCGTTcaacaattaaaatcaaacaATCCTGACTTTCATCAAGAAGATTCAGAAAATATACATCCAGTTTCCACTTTTTTTAGACTGAGACATCAAGAATTAGGTTGTTATTTAGCCTCTACAGGATTTTCGTATCCAGGTTGGGGTTTTAAGCAATCCGAAATTGTTTGCAAGAACTCTTGGTCTAAGCGTGACAAATCGACATGGTGGAATGTGGAAGATCATTGGAATGATATGCTGGAAATTGAAGATGACTATGTTCCACCAAAATCTAAATTTTGGACTGATTTTATTCTAATTAATTTTGCTATGGCTGCATCAAACAATGCTCTAATTCCCGATGATGATAAATACGATAATTTGGCATCAGAACCTTGGGAATGGCCAACATTACATATTGGGTTACGTATGTGCACTTGGGCTCATGATGTATACAGATACTATTTAATTGGATCTCCATTCAATACATGGCTTTCAACAGCTTCACTTTTTGTTTGCATAATAATTTTGGCATATACATTATATGAATGGAGAAGACAAAAGATTCATCTAAATGAAAACAACATATGGAAGCTATCCATACAATTTGTTTTCCCTTTTATTGCATGGGTCACTCATTTTGTGCCATTTCTGATAATGGGAAGAGTTACATAtgttcatcattatttaccTGCACTTTATTTTTCTATGTTAGTGTTTGCATCCACAGTCGACTATTTGTTGAGCGGTAGTAAAACATACATCAAATATCCATCTTatctaatattatttggtAGTTGTATCTACATTTACATCATATTTGCTCCACTTTGTCAAGGTATGACTggatttaataatgaagacTTGAAAAAGATCTCATGGTTATCATCTTGGGATTTCAATTTCTAAAAGATATTacataatttttaaatgaatacTCATATCTGCTTAGTTAATTACATATATCAACAtcttaattaattaaataagtCAAAAGAATATACACGCACTGAATGATCAACGCTAGCAGAAGCTAACAgacttttattatttagtgaagaagaagacCATCTTAAACGGTTTATTCTATCACCTGGagtaattttattttcaagtttcaaaatttcaacAAAACCTTCTAAACCATAGGAATACAAGAAAATGTCACCATTTTCCAAACCTGCTgcaataaatattttactatCAACAACCCTTTGATGTACTGCTACTGCAGTAACCGcagtttcaaatttttgtGAATTGATTAACTCataatcatcatttttgaaatcccatattttaattgttttgtCTCTGGAACAtgtaataaaagaatttcCAAATTCCTTTGGAACCCAAACACAGTCCCAAATAATCCTAGTGTGTGGTTTCTCTTTCTCATATTTCAAGGtgaattcattattttctaaatttcTTTCCCATACAGCAAGTTTTCTATCTCTACTAACACTTAATAAATACTTACAGTCATGAGAAAATTGCAATCTTGTAATAGTTAAATCATGAAATGATAGAGGCGGTTTAATCTCTAACCATGTGTTTGCATCAAACATACGAATAACAGCATGTTGTCTATTATTAGATCTACATGAAGAGGCAATCAATTGCTGATCTGAAGAGACTGCAACACTAGTAATTTCGTAACCATGGCCGTATAATTTCTCAATTTCCGGCCATAGTAAATGTCTTTGTAACTGATCTTCTAGTGGGGGTGTGACTAGGGCTGAAACTAGATCatatgatatatttttattgtcaTTAGTTTCtctttcattattatcttgTTCTTCATTTTCGTCAAGATTGTCATCTGTTGTAGCCTTGTTAGATAACCCTAAAGCTGGAATAGATGCAGCTTCAGGCATATTAGATTCTGACGTAAATTTGATATCCACAAATTTCGTAATAATATCCGATACACCCTTTGGTAAGTCAAATGATCTTAGAATTTTTTCATCACCGCCGCTGACAAATCTAGTTTCAGAGATAGGTTCAACACAAACCATATCATAACCATGAATTTGTGGTCTTGAAAATTCATGCCATGTTTTTACTTTTCTTTCAACATTATTGTTATCCAACTTCCATGGAGCAAACAATCTTGTTGTTTGATCAAGAGATGTAGCAAGTAAATAATCACCGTTTGAAGACCAAGAAAGATCCGTAGCTTCCATTGCAGGTCCAGATATACCAAGTGAGGGATGCCAAAAAGTTCTATCTTTGGTTTCCCATACTCTCCATGAACCTGTTTTACCGTTGGTTAATATATAGTCGACGTCATTGTTAGAGAACCAAACACATGACCAAAAACCACCTGTTGATCCTGTAGCAGTCGATGCACCCTTTGAGGATATTTCACCTAATCTAGAGGCACAAACCCAAATACCAGATGCCTCATCAGGAGCCCAGACCATTATGGAGGTATCTGCTGTTGCTGCTAATAATTCTAAACGAGATTCATGCCATTGTAAGGAAGAAATCCAATCATCATGGCCCATTATTAATGCTTCAAAATTTATCGCAACTTTTAGATTTTGATCGTACTGgaatttatattgtttattaCTCAATAATGTTAATTTTGTTTGATCTTCATCGTAATTATctattaaatcatttgtTCTTATTCTCCAAACTCTTATGTATCTATCTTGAGAACCTGATGCTAAGAAGTAGTCGCCTGGAGTTTCCTGATAACGGAATGCTAAAGATTTTACCCAATCTTCATGGCCTTCTAATTTGGCAACTTGATGACAATTCAAGATTATATCATTCTCCAGGGAAAAAGAATGCACAAATATATGTACAGAAGTACCGCCTAAAGccaataaatatttattcgCAGATATATTAGATAGTGCCAAAGTTAATGGATAAACCCCCTTTTGAACATCTAAATTATAtccaaatttaaaatgttCGTTGCCGTTGGTgtaatttgaatttctaACCCAAATCGACACAGAGCCATCTGCACAACCGATAGCAATCAAATTATCCAATACCGATAACGTAACTATTGTACTATTATGTTCTGTAATAGTTTGTACACATTCAACATCGTTGTTATCCAAAAACTTCCAAATCTTGACATGGAAATCTTCGGAAGCAGATACCAGGTATTCCGAGTTTGGAATAAATTTAACGCATGTAACCTCTGAACAATGTCCCTTTAATGTACAATGTACACCATTAAACTCTGGATTTGTTGGATTCCATAAAGCAATATGATTACCTGCACCGAATGCTAATGTTTGCTTTTTCTTATTGTAATCGCTAACTTGAGTTTGTTTGTTGGCTCCCACAAAAATAGCCTCAGAATTTACAGAAAccatttttataaatttagGTACTATTGAGTTTACTTTAGTTATTGTAGCTACTATTGCATTGCCATGTTGCTTGAGGTATTTACTGTTACAGTTTAcctttaaaatatgatttGGCAGTTGAAACTGTATCCAGATGTTTCAATCTTAGCTCATCGCAAAATTTTTTTAGCGTTGGATCACgtgtaaatatttaaaccACCACCAGGGGCCTGTCGCTAACTCGAATGTGTCAGTAAAGTTTCACGACtctattttaatttattataattaagGTAATTTTCTAAAGCGTTCATTCAGTTGATAAAACATCAggatttgaaatatatcGTGTCCATTCAAAGGACTCTCAttactatatatatcaatagaTACTTAGCTATTTAAGTGGAATATTTtctataaaatatatacaatgTTTGggataataaataataaaaatgaattgataATCATTTATGGAAGATTAGAGTTATGTTCTCATCTTCTTTCTAGTTTTTTAGTTGATAtgaatattcaatattcGAAATCAATTTTTACATTAACGTTTTTGGTTCGGAagtttttcttctttgtttAATTATCACCTAAAAAAGTAAgtattttttggttttaaaCGACTTTTCTATTAGATGTTCACACCATCAATTACTCATCAGCATCTAAAACACAACCTAGAGAGGCATTAGATACTAACTTACGGTATTTTGATAAAGTACCTCTATTATAACGAGGAGTTGGAGCAACCCATTTAGATTTACGTTCTGCCATTTCTGCGTCACTTACTAATAAGTCAATCTTATTATTGTCAGCATCAATCACAATTTGATCACCATCTTTAACTAAACCAATTGGACCACCTTGTGCTGCTTCTGGAACAATGTGACCAATTAAGAAACCGTGAGATCCACCTGAAAATCTACCATCAGTTAATAGAGCAAC comes from the Tetrapisispora phaffii CBS 4417 chromosome 1, complete genome genome and includes:
- the FYV8 gene encoding Fyv8p (similar to Saccharomyces cerevisiae FYV8 (YGR196C); ancestral locus Anc_5.145), translating into MSEQVGRKKSYRWASASQTSYNGDDWNSSGDEEDKGSSIASELQSSQNSLPVLPKLNYTQKENEAEKDVNVDEQDSSNISKDANLSVSSSATNLNASPSLMKRNQSKSVNADLDSLMVQISKEMTPIIPQTEEFQDVPDVSSSDEEEGDHIPKEYFLKSISTNTVEGFDEEEDENKNKNEDEDKDEDKDEDKDEETERNFTVEEHVEGNKEELVIISDELQGEDGDRRSIDLDTMGSNSDEEYTVSKSGYYYKMLESEKEIEKDFEVINTPLEESEIIDTATTKSEVIESISTSEVSLDDKKEENNNEDKGFKRDVKNFEDTDTDELSFTESITGSPSLNAIEKTNTSKSTDDNDEKISLQNENKSEIGSINYDTINVNTSVEDANTSDQTTAKDTKDISSINSKNSDDNSDDSMNKEPWRPDTDAFRSGFVQETNAQKIPEGYVMDENGELVDLNPSGSQSAPSTYTRNQESVWEAFPSGNADDIETIRDTKTLYDNSTLYNVPGLIANNSSMPPLPENAAEIAQPQSKLPNSTDIDAKKIQANKPIPFTDLNKIIRSESTHKMKLEQLASYQEELKEYDSGLQVWINHSLKSSSNSDTNFIFEEYKVSEHVKHAYANTDEISRKNTVINTVDTVTQNVSQLRKKVFSHSIKSKGLFASIGKKKL
- the TMA22 gene encoding Tma22p (similar to Saccharomyces cerevisiae TMA22 (YJR014W); ancestral locus Anc_5.144), producing the protein MLQEVVYCGVCTFPPEYCEFTGKLKRCKVWLKENHSDLYEKLYGDEEVGDKEVSGVAKNLADSSIGEEREEKLEKDLKRLQTKQENREQRELAKKLSSKVVIKREARTKRKFIVAISGLEVFEVDMKKLAKTFASKFATGCSVSKNAEKKDEVVIQGDVLEEVQKHIKGMLEEKGLKDVKMEIIDSAKKKKQPEGAEGAPATNGKK
- the YPP1 gene encoding Ypp1p (similar to Saccharomyces cerevisiae YPP1 (YGR198W); ancestral locus Anc_5.142), whose amino-acid sequence is MISIAQTLSSRLIGANVFCSADENLNKVLTLQFRVHYHVFGLTTTKAIGNNIEVADIQPKNANVLLSDCEKLLSKIKSSEPTRDLLQKILFNCMGMISFHTKDIQKSKNFFQKSNSIKINAEDQKKFETYLKLESLYYGSKINNNNLQLYYDNLLPVLNNRIPSESNGLTMHVLQLILEQLKSNTNDDIKTFFSLFKSDSPVSSGLLPLIVCYIYRTNKNIKLDEFFLSIGNDIISKAKFPSAEEQNNEELEQFLVFLDLYFRDEYTKSVSNKWKQFLISSIASTFQSISVARAALVYFGKFGESENDMKESILNFVNYTKYSNKEAELQEEDNIEEYRDIISLIDAYAYTLKIAHDESTNIENLYDFDDTSIALSNLLKTVYEQNNFNFIDNNDASDWKKLSLKLNLPGNVKFVLFNAWKTLYEIRQNKLEYLTSNNLSIYLANSICLVNDLEQTLLPELEFLYAYNLAQQRQLEPATSFLKSVTLEKFPEHYKSWHLLALCDSAVNEDKETAFKIVCSVLEAMKLSLEQNKLTPSDRWQYIHLQLTQLSIVEDNFGTSEALDLLPEVLELYSTLFPEGSEDSFNLGTEVSQSKEYLLQTIWNFAANMYMNINEEFLEQADDAITEAVNVSKKFKNLNCNITKGNLFLTQEAPNKALKEFEYVLHYDKYNLEALLGLAEIVLDSGKNEKTSNSPDEYYTLVPQNNMKQRTYSNNIFANEKDQLATIARLKYLLEYATSHKVEAYYSAEIWWYLSLIYEKYQDKRYKSSIMNCIRFKEATPIRSFKFCNY
- the THI4 gene encoding thiamine thiazole synthase (similar to Saccharomyces cerevisiae THI4 (YGR144W); ancestral locus Anc_5.141) — encoded protein: MSSTQTETQPQLQVSSGPICHALSDIVKTDDWSDFKFAPITESTVSRAMTSRYFADMDKYAVADVIIVGCGSSGLSAAYVIAKNRPDLKIVLVESALACGGGGWVSGQLFSAMVMRKPTDLFLKEVGIPYEDEGDYVVVKHAALFTSTMISKVLQFPNVKLFNATAVEDLITRPSSKGGDSVTVAGVVTNWTLVTMNHDTQSCMDPNVIELAGYKQDGTRDHSQKHGVILSTTGHDGPFGAFSAKRIVSIDNSNNLVGMKGLDMNRAEAGVVKNSGSYAGVESIYFAGMEVAELAGCNRMGPTFGAMVVSGVKAAEEILKHFA